GTTGCATGTACGTCGTCGACGAAGCGATGGAGGCACACGGCAAGACGATCGAAGGGGCGACCGTCGCCATTCAGGGTTTTGGGAATGCGGGAATGTACGCCGCGCAACTGATGGCGGCGCAGGGCTACAAAATCGTTGCCGTTTCCGACTCGCACGGCGGCGTGTCGAACGAACGCGGACTCGACGTCAAGCAGTTGATCGCGCATAAGGCGGAGACCGGGTCGGTGGTTGGTCTCACCGGCAGCGAGCGAACCGACAATAAAGAGGTGCTCGAGTTCGAGTGCGACGTTCTCGTGCCGGCGGCTCTAGAAAAAGTGATCACGCGAGAGAACGCGTCGCGGATTCGCGCGAAAATCGTCGCGGAAGCAGCCAATGGCCCGACGATGCCCGATGCCGACGATATTCTCTTCGACCGCGGCATTATGGTGCTGCCGGACATCTTGGCCAACGCCGGCGGGGTGACGGTATCGTATTTCGAGTGGGTCCAAGATCTCCAAGCGAACTTCTGGGAAGAGGACGAGATCAACGATCAACTCAAGCGCAAGATGACGCGCGCCTTCCGGGAGACGTACGAACAGGCCAAGCGTCACGGTGTTTCGATGCGGAAGGGGGCATACTGTGTCGCCGTAGCGCGCGTCGCCGAGGCGACGAAGCTGCGTGGACTCTACCCCTAAGCCCCGGACAGGCTCGACGCAACTCGGATTCTTCGGCGGCGGGAGCCGCACGCTCGTCGACGACGAGTCCGGCAGGATCGTGTACATGCCCGCTTTCGGCGACGGCCCGACCGCGCAACGATGGTTCGAGGCGCTGCGGCAAGGTGTTGCGTGGCAGAGCGAGCGGCGGCGTATGTACGATCGCGATGTCGACGTGCCGCGTTTGACCGCAGCGTATCGGCTCTCCGACAAGGACGTGCCGCCGACGCTCGCCGAGGCGGCCGTTCGCGCCGCCAAGGCCGCGCGGACGCCGTTTAACAGCGCCGGGTTGAACCTTTATCGCGACGGGCGCGACAGCGTCGCTCCGCACAACGATCATCTCTACGAAATCGTGGCCGGTTACCCGATTGCTCTGATCTCGCTGGGGGCGACGCGCCTGATGACGATTCGCAGTAAAGTGAAACCACGCCGAGTCTTCGACATCGATTTAGAGGAAGGCAGCCTGCTGCTGATGAGCTACGAGACGCAGCTGCATTACGATCACGGCATTCCTAAGACCCGGGCAGCAGTCGGTCCGCGCCTCAGCATTGCGTTGCGCGTGCGCCCGCCGCTCTAGTGCGCCAACGCGCCGCGCTGCTTGCGCTCGTGATGCTGGGCGCGTGTTCGAAAGGCGGAAGCACGCCGGCGCAGGCACACGTCTTGCGAATCGCCGACAACGTCGATCCAACGTCGCTGAATCCGCTGCTCGCGCACGATCAAGATACCATCGGCTACGATTTGCTGGTAACCCAAACGCTGGTGGGTCTCTCGGCAGAAAACAAGCTCGTGCCCGTGCTCGTCACCCGCATCCCGAGCCGACGCAACGGCGACATTTCCGCCGACGGTACGCGCATCGTCTATCACCTGCGACGCGGCGTACGCTTCGCCGACGGGCGCGAGCTGACGTCGGCCGACGTGGCCTTTACCTTTCGGGCGATCATGGACCCGCGAAATCCGGTCGAATCGGAAGATGCGTATCGGCGAGTCGTTAGGTTGCAGACGCCGGACGCGCATACCGTCGTCGTTCGCCTAAGGCATCGCTGGAACGCCGCGGTTGCCGAACTTTTCGCCCAGGCAGATTTTGCCTTTGGGATTCTCCCCGCGCACGCGTTCGCGTCGACCGACGTGACCAAAGCTGGGTGGAACGAGCGGCCGTTCGGAACCGGTCCCTTTCGTGTCGTCGATTGGGAACGCGCGAACCGCATCGTTCTCGAAGCGAATCCGTATTATTCCCCACGGCCGAAGCTGCGCCGAATCGTCTTCAATTTGATTCCAACGACGCAAGCGTCCCTACTGGCGCTGCGCGCTCGAGACGTCGACCTTACCGCGATCAGTCCGGATCAGCTTCCCGACGCCCGCGGCCTCGCGGGCATTCACATCGCCGTCACTCGCGTCAATGGAGAGTATTTTTTGATGCTCCAGTCTGCGGCTGCGCCCACCGACGACGTTCACGTTCGGCGCGCAATCGCGGCCGCGCTCGATCGAGGAGCGATCGTGCGGGCTCGTTATGGCGTACTGAGCGCCGCCGATTCGTTCTTGCCGCCGGTTTATTCGTGGTACGATCCGGCGCCGCAAACGACGGGAAACGATTCCGCGAAGGTTGAGCGCGAGCTCACGGCAGCCGGCTGGCGCCGCGACCGGGGCATGTGGATGAAACAGGGCCGCACGTTGAACGTAACGATCGCGTATGCGCCCGAGCGCGGCACGTGGATGGAGGTCATCGAACAGGAGCAGCTGCGGCGCGCGGGGATCGACGCATCATTGAAGCCGTACCCTGCCGCGTTGTTTAACGCGCCCGGTGGACCGTTGCGGACCGGCAACTTCACGCTCGCGGCCGCGCAGTGGATCGGCGCCGCCGATCCCGAACAATCGGTCCTTTTTTCATGCAGTCAGCGTGGACCGAACGGCAACAACTCAATGAACTACTGCAACCGGCGCTTCGATGCGCTTTTTGACGATCAGAGCGTGACCTCCGACGACCGACGACGCCGCCGCGATTTCATCGAAATGCAGCGAATCGTGCGAAACGACGCACCCGTCGTTCCGGTTGCCTTTGAGTCAAGTGTGGACGCGGTCAGCAATCGCGTGCGCGGCTTCCGGCGGAACATGCTGATGTATCCGGTCGGCGCCGAGAACTGGGACGTTCGTTAAGCGCGATTCAGGGAGAAGCTGCCGGCGACGGCGTGGGACCGTAGAGGGCTTCCGCAGCGGTGCAGATGGTTGCCGAACCCAAATTAAAATCGACCAGCTGTTCGCCTTGGGCCGTGACCGCAGTTCCGCGGGGGGTGACGTTCGCGCCGGCAGGCAGCGCGATGCGGTTGTAAAGCAGATCGGTTTGGCGGGTCAGCGCTGCGATTGACCGATCGGTCGCGTCGTCGTCGAACCATTTGCACGTGTCCGCCGCGCCGCCGCGCAGGCCGGTGAAGGTATAGAGAATCGTCTGCGGCGAGGCGGTCCCTCCGGCCACGGCGATGGCAGTCAAAGCGAACGCGGCTGCGGCCGCCGTGGGGCGTTTCATAGTTCGGTAGTACTACGCGATAAGAGACGGCGAACCTCGTCGTCGCCGGTCTGCTCGAAGTCTCGATAGTAAAGGCCGACGGCGTGAAACGGATCGGGCGTGTGAACGCAGACGACGCGATCGACAACGCGCTCGAGGCTTGCGCACGTTCGCGGTGCGGCGACGGGTACGCCCGCGACGATCGCGGTCGGTCGCTGAGCGCGCAACGCCGTCGCCGCAGCGCGCATCGAGGCGCCGGTGGCTAAGCCGTCGTCAACGACGATGACGAGCTTCCCCGCGATCTCGATGCTCGGCCGCGCGTGGCCGTATGCATTCTCGCGGCGGCGCAGTTCCTCGAGTTCTCGTTGCACCACCTCATCGAGCTCGCTTTCGTCGATGCGGAGCGCCCTAATCAGATCGTCGTCGACGACGCAGGTTCCGTCGCTCGCCAGCGCGCCCATTGCCAACTCCTCATGACCGGGAACGCCGAGCTTGCGGACAATGTAAACGTCGAGCGGCGCCTCTAGGTGCCGGGCGACCTCATAGCCGATCGGAACCCCGCCGCGCGGAAGCGCGAGGACGATGACAGCGGGGTTGCGTGCATAGCTCGAGAGCGCTTGGGCGAGCTGTCGTCCCGCGTCGGCACGGTCGGCAAAGAGCTGCATGCGCAATCGTATTTCACGACGATGCTAAAACTGCATCTATCGTTCGACGAAGGAAAAGTGAAAAATCTTGTCGCAGCCTGTATGCAGTAGAAAAACTAAGCAAGAACGCGTTTTTCATCGATTGCGGCGATGACCTTGGTTACCGCCCTGACTGCAACGACCGAGAGGTGGACGTGAAGTTTTCGAAGATACTCGGCGCAATTGGCCTGCTCGTATTGACGGCTGCATGCAGCGGTTCGGTCGGCACGACGCCGGCGCCCGGTCCCAGCCAGTCGGGCGCGCCGCCGGCCAGCCCTATTCAGCATATCGTGGTGCTGATGCAAGAGAATCGAAGTTTTGACAACATTTTCGCCGGATTCCCCGGGGCGGACACCACGTTGGTCGGTAAGTGTCTACCTGCTCCCGACTGCAAGGGCTCACGCATCCGGCTTCATTCAGTTCCTCTCGAGAGCACAGGTGCGCCGAATCGAGGAACTGACATCGATCACAGCCATCATGGCTTTGAAATCGAGTGCGACGCAAATGCCTCGCACGTCTGTCAGATGGATGGCTTCAATCAAATCCGTTTTGGCGAATCGGGCACCCAGGGCAAGGCACACAGCTACCCATATGCGTATGCCGAGCGAAGCGAGACAAAACCCTATTGGGATCTTGCGAAGCAGTACACGCTGGCCGACGAGATGTTCTTCACCGAGACGGCGTCGAGCTTCATCGCGCACCAAATGATCATCTCCGGCACCGTGCAGCTCAAGAAAGGGGAGTGGGTTACCGATCAGCCGCTAGCGGGTCCGCCGTGGGGTTGCTTCTCGGCGCCCGGCAACAACGCGCCGATTCTCTTTGCGAACGGCACCGTGAAAGGATATCCGGGTGTCTTCCCATGCTTTAAATGGGCGACGATCGCCGATCTGCTCGATGCAAAGGGTGTCTCCTGGCTCGATTACGTTGACAGTGGAGGAAAGATCGCCGGAGGGCCCCCGGGGGCGTTCGATTTCTCGGGCGGTGTTTGGAGCGGTTTCGGCGCGATCCGCAAGATCTATCACGGCCCGGATTGGAAGCGAAACATCACCTTCGCGAACGATCAGATTTTCTCGGATCTCACCGCGAAAAAGCTTCCCGCGGTATCGTGGGTCATACCGACGCTCTACGATTCCGACCA
This Candidatus Eremiobacterota bacterium DNA region includes the following protein-coding sequences:
- a CDS encoding Glu/Leu/Phe/Val dehydrogenase, whose translation is MTAQDTSAVQARDNVWEMAQRQLDEVGTLIGLNESLHGYLRQPKRVLEVSIPARMDDASFRMFTGYRVQHNLSRGPGKGGIRFHPEVTLDEVKALAMWMTWKCALVNIPFGGAKGGVICNPKEMSLQELENLTRRFTTEISIIIGPEKDIPAPDVYTTPQIMAWIMDTFSMQHGYSIPGVVTGKPVAIGGSLGRDKATARGCMYVVDEAMEAHGKTIEGATVAIQGFGNAGMYAAQLMAAQGYKIVAVSDSHGGVSNERGLDVKQLIAHKAETGSVVGLTGSERTDNKEVLEFECDVLVPAALEKVITRENASRIRAKIVAEAANGPTMPDADDILFDRGIMVLPDILANAGGVTVSYFEWVQDLQANFWEEDEINDQLKRKMTRAFRETYEQAKRHGVSMRKGAYCVAVARVAEATKLRGLYP
- a CDS encoding alpha-ketoglutarate-dependent dioxygenase AlkB; the encoded protein is MDSTPKPRTGSTQLGFFGGGSRTLVDDESGRIVYMPAFGDGPTAQRWFEALRQGVAWQSERRRMYDRDVDVPRLTAAYRLSDKDVPPTLAEAAVRAAKAARTPFNSAGLNLYRDGRDSVAPHNDHLYEIVAGYPIALISLGATRLMTIRSKVKPRRVFDIDLEEGSLLLMSYETQLHYDHGIPKTRAAVGPRLSIALRVRPPL
- a CDS encoding peptide ABC transporter substrate-binding protein produces the protein MRQRAALLALVMLGACSKGGSTPAQAHVLRIADNVDPTSLNPLLAHDQDTIGYDLLVTQTLVGLSAENKLVPVLVTRIPSRRNGDISADGTRIVYHLRRGVRFADGRELTSADVAFTFRAIMDPRNPVESEDAYRRVVRLQTPDAHTVVVRLRHRWNAAVAELFAQADFAFGILPAHAFASTDVTKAGWNERPFGTGPFRVVDWERANRIVLEANPYYSPRPKLRRIVFNLIPTTQASLLALRARDVDLTAISPDQLPDARGLAGIHIAVTRVNGEYFLMLQSAAAPTDDVHVRRAIAAALDRGAIVRARYGVLSAADSFLPPVYSWYDPAPQTTGNDSAKVERELTAAGWRRDRGMWMKQGRTLNVTIAYAPERGTWMEVIEQEQLRRAGIDASLKPYPAALFNAPGGPLRTGNFTLAAAQWIGAADPEQSVLFSCSQRGPNGNNSMNYCNRRFDALFDDQSVTSDDRRRRRDFIEMQRIVRNDAPVVPVAFESSVDAVSNRVRGFRRNMLMYPVGAENWDVR
- a CDS encoding phosphoribosyltransferase, whose protein sequence is MQLFADRADAGRQLAQALSSYARNPAVIVLALPRGGVPIGYEVARHLEAPLDVYIVRKLGVPGHEELAMGALASDGTCVVDDDLIRALRIDESELDEVVQRELEELRRRENAYGHARPSIEIAGKLVIVVDDGLATGASMRAAATALRAQRPTAIVAGVPVAAPRTCASLERVVDRVVCVHTPDPFHAVGLYYRDFEQTGDDEVRRLLSRSTTEL